The following are encoded in a window of Sphaerisporangium siamense genomic DNA:
- a CDS encoding type 1 glutamine amidotransferase domain-containing protein produces the protein MLQGKTIAFLTATEGVEQVELTEPWQAVEQASGTPRLISTERGTVQAFNHLDKADTFDVDATVDEVSVDDFDGLVLPGGVANPDNLRMHENAVRFARSFFDAGKPVAAICHAPWTLIEARVVGDRAITSWPSLRTDLHNAGAAWTDQEVVVCTNGPNTLITSRKPDDLKAFCQAAVDAFGD, from the coding sequence ATGCTTCAGGGCAAGACGATCGCCTTTCTCACCGCCACCGAGGGAGTGGAACAGGTCGAGCTGACCGAGCCCTGGCAGGCCGTCGAGCAGGCCAGCGGGACACCCCGCCTGATCTCGACCGAGCGCGGCACCGTCCAGGCGTTCAACCACCTGGACAAGGCGGACACCTTCGACGTCGACGCCACCGTCGACGAGGTGAGCGTGGACGACTTCGACGGGCTCGTGCTGCCGGGCGGCGTCGCCAACCCGGACAACCTGCGGATGCACGAGAACGCGGTCCGGTTCGCGCGCTCCTTCTTCGACGCGGGCAAGCCCGTCGCGGCCATCTGCCACGCGCCGTGGACGCTGATCGAGGCGCGCGTCGTCGGCGACCGCGCGATCACCTCGTGGCCCAGCCTCAGAACCGACCTGCACAACGCGGGCGCGGCGTGGACCGACCAGGAGGTCGTCGTCTGCACCAACGGGCCCAACACGCTGATCACCAGCCGCAAGCCCGACGACCTCAAGGCCTTCTGCCAGGCCGCGGTCGACGCCTTCGGCGACTGA
- a CDS encoding GcvT family protein, with amino-acid sequence MEQLPAQAQAVVIGGGVAGCSVAYHLARLGWTDVVLLERHELTEGTTWHSAGFVGQLRSTVTQTRMIMYSAGLYPELSELTGLDPGWHGVGGLRLATTAERHEELLRQAGAAETYGLDMELLSPDAARAMLPLMEVSDVRAALWLPGDGWLDPARLARALATGAEKLGVRVVTGVEVTGIDTGDGRVSGVRVGARVIRTETVVDAAGAAAGAVGRLAGVDVPIVPIKHQYVVTRPFGVAASTPTVRDPDNIVYFREEGGGILVGGYIRSPEVWDAAAPLAEPRTLFDPDMPKFQESWDAARHRLPDLRDLPPDAAAFAKVVHGPEAFTPDGEFLLGETSVAGLWVAAGFCVHGLAAAGGVGKVMAEWIVDGSPEYDVFGMDIRRFGSHARGSRWSRAKALDSYSKYYDVVYPGEERLAARPLRRSPAWPRHAELGSEFGEKAGWERVNWFAARDGDRDGEEHRPAGWAGRVWSPAIRAECLATRDAAGLFDQTSFAKLEITGLAALRRLCAGDLDRPVGSVVYTQMLNERGGVEADVTVTRLAEDRFRMVTGTAFGVHDAAWLRRHGVEARDVTSAYACYCLWGPKAMDILGGLTGDDLTFGYLRAREITVGYVPVLAQRVTFAGEFGWELYCPSEYGLTLWDTLMAAGLPHGMRPAGYRALDCLRLEKGYRVWGLDVTPETTPLEAGLGFAVRNSGDFLGRAALTAPERSLRCLVLADPRQVCLGGEPVRVDGVPASRVTSGGYGHRVDRSIAYAYLPADGPADGLVEVGVNGGWVTAEIVPEPLYDPGDTRARRLPGA; translated from the coding sequence ATGGAGCAGCTTCCCGCCCAGGCTCAGGCCGTCGTCATCGGCGGCGGCGTGGCCGGGTGCAGCGTCGCCTACCATCTGGCCCGCCTCGGCTGGACGGACGTCGTCCTGCTGGAACGGCACGAGCTGACCGAGGGCACGACCTGGCACTCGGCCGGGTTCGTCGGCCAGCTCAGGTCCACGGTCACCCAGACCCGCATGATCATGTACTCGGCCGGGCTCTACCCCGAGCTGAGCGAGCTGACCGGCCTGGACCCGGGCTGGCACGGCGTCGGCGGGCTGCGGCTGGCGACCACGGCCGAGCGGCACGAGGAACTGCTGCGCCAGGCCGGCGCGGCGGAGACCTACGGCCTGGACATGGAGCTGCTCTCGCCGGACGCGGCGCGCGCCATGCTGCCGCTCATGGAGGTCTCCGACGTGCGGGCGGCGCTGTGGCTGCCGGGGGACGGCTGGCTCGACCCCGCGCGCCTGGCCCGTGCCCTCGCGACGGGCGCGGAGAAGCTCGGCGTCCGCGTCGTGACCGGCGTCGAGGTGACCGGGATCGACACCGGGGACGGGCGGGTGAGCGGGGTCCGCGTCGGCGCGCGGGTGATCAGGACCGAGACCGTGGTGGACGCGGCGGGGGCGGCGGCGGGCGCCGTCGGGCGGCTGGCCGGGGTGGACGTCCCCATCGTGCCGATCAAGCACCAGTACGTCGTGACGCGGCCGTTCGGCGTGGCGGCGAGCACGCCGACCGTGCGGGACCCGGACAACATCGTGTACTTCCGCGAGGAGGGCGGCGGCATCCTCGTCGGCGGCTACATCCGCAGCCCCGAGGTGTGGGACGCCGCCGCGCCGCTGGCCGAGCCGCGCACGCTCTTCGACCCCGATATGCCGAAATTCCAGGAGTCGTGGGACGCGGCGCGCCACCGCCTGCCGGACCTCCGCGACCTCCCGCCGGACGCCGCCGCGTTCGCCAAGGTCGTCCACGGCCCCGAGGCGTTCACCCCCGACGGCGAGTTCCTGCTCGGTGAGACATCCGTCGCCGGGCTGTGGGTGGCCGCGGGGTTCTGCGTGCACGGCCTCGCCGCCGCGGGCGGGGTGGGCAAGGTCATGGCCGAGTGGATCGTCGACGGCTCTCCCGAGTACGACGTCTTCGGCATGGACATCCGCCGGTTCGGCTCCCACGCGCGCGGCTCCCGCTGGTCACGTGCCAAGGCCCTGGACTCCTACAGCAAGTACTACGACGTGGTGTACCCCGGAGAGGAGCGCTTGGCCGCCCGCCCGCTGCGCCGGTCCCCGGCCTGGCCCCGCCACGCCGAGCTCGGCTCCGAGTTCGGCGAGAAGGCGGGCTGGGAGCGCGTCAACTGGTTCGCGGCGCGCGACGGCGACCGCGACGGGGAGGAGCACCGTCCCGCCGGGTGGGCCGGGCGCGTCTGGTCGCCCGCGATCCGCGCCGAGTGCCTCGCCACGCGAGACGCCGCCGGGCTGTTCGACCAGACCTCCTTCGCCAAGCTGGAGATCACCGGCCTGGCGGCGCTCCGGCGGCTGTGCGCGGGCGACCTGGACCGTCCCGTCGGCTCGGTCGTCTACACCCAGATGCTCAACGAGCGCGGCGGCGTCGAGGCCGACGTGACCGTCACGCGCCTCGCCGAGGACCGCTTCCGCATGGTCACCGGCACCGCGTTCGGCGTGCACGACGCCGCCTGGCTGCGCCGCCACGGCGTCGAGGCGCGCGACGTCACCTCGGCGTACGCCTGCTACTGCCTGTGGGGTCCGAAGGCGATGGACATCCTCGGCGGGCTGACCGGCGACGATCTGACGTTCGGCTACCTGCGGGCCCGCGAGATCACCGTCGGGTACGTGCCCGTGCTGGCCCAGCGGGTGACCTTCGCCGGGGAGTTCGGCTGGGAGCTGTACTGCCCCTCCGAGTACGGCCTCACCCTGTGGGACACGCTCATGGCGGCCGGGCTCCCGCACGGCATGCGTCCGGCGGGGTACCGCGCCCTGGACTGCCTGCGACTGGAGAAGGGCTACCGCGTCTGGGGCCTGGACGTCACCCCCGAGACGACGCCGCTGGAGGCGGGGCTCGGGTTCGCCGTCCGCAACAGCGGGGACTTCCTGGGCCGCGCCGCGCTGACCGCGCCGGAGCGGTCGCTGCGCTGCCTGGTGCTCGCCGACCCCCGTCAGGTCTGCCTGGGCGGCGAGCCGGTCCGGGTGGACGGCGTCCCGGCCTCACGGGTGACCAGCGGCGGCTACGGCCACCGCGTCGACCGCTCGATCGCCTACGCCTACCTGCCGGCCGACGGCCCGGCGGACGGCCTGGTCGAGGTGGGGGTCAACGGCGGCTGGGTGACGGCCGAGATCGTCCCCGAGCCGCTCTACGACCCGGGCGACACGCGGGCGCGCCGGCTGCCCGGCGCTTAA
- a CDS encoding amino acid permease — MAQQSPLDDDARRLAQLGYKQELARTWSGFSNFAISFSIISILAGCFTTFYQAWNNGGPLAISVGWPLISAFILVIGFCMSELVSAYPTAGGIYWWAAKLGRPVHGWFTGWLNLIGLIAVTASVDYGCATFLNLTIGLFSDGWAAGDPLRQTFALFAVILVLHALINIYSHRLISVLQNVSVWWHVAGAAVVVLILVLAPAKHQSVGFLFETFNHSGFGSGATGPTFWLYVLPLGFLLTQYTITGFDACAHVSEETHGAAMSAAKGLWRSIFYSAIGGWVLLLSFLFAATDVEAVNAAGGQVSAIFMTALTPTLAKVVFGISTIGQFFCGMSCVTSMSRMTYAFSRDGAVPGWRLWSRVDRNRTPVNAIVAGCLVALLITIPALYAPEGSKVPVAFLAVVSIAVIGLYLAFLIPIWLRLRMGAAFQPGPWTLGPRYKVLGWIAVVEIAVIAIYFVLPVAPAGVPGADGFTWTAVNYAPLAVGAVLAAIAVWWFVSARRWFTGPRRTVDDATGGPARDPEPVG; from the coding sequence ATGGCCCAGCAGTCCCCCCTCGACGACGACGCCCGACGCCTGGCCCAGCTCGGATACAAGCAGGAGCTGGCGCGAACCTGGAGCGGCTTCTCCAACTTCGCGATCTCCTTCTCGATCATCTCGATCCTGGCCGGCTGCTTCACGACCTTCTATCAGGCGTGGAACAACGGCGGCCCGCTCGCCATCTCCGTCGGCTGGCCGCTGATCTCGGCGTTCATCCTCGTCATCGGCTTCTGCATGTCCGAGCTGGTGTCGGCCTACCCGACCGCGGGCGGCATCTACTGGTGGGCCGCGAAGCTCGGCAGGCCCGTCCACGGGTGGTTCACCGGCTGGCTGAACCTGATCGGCCTCATCGCGGTCACCGCGTCCGTGGACTACGGCTGCGCGACGTTCCTCAACCTCACGATCGGCCTGTTCAGCGACGGCTGGGCCGCGGGCGACCCGTTGCGGCAGACGTTCGCGCTGTTCGCGGTGATCCTCGTCCTGCACGCGCTGATCAACATCTACAGCCACCGGCTGATCTCGGTGCTGCAGAACGTCTCGGTGTGGTGGCACGTCGCCGGCGCGGCCGTGGTCGTGCTCATCCTGGTCCTCGCCCCGGCGAAGCACCAGAGCGTCGGCTTCCTGTTCGAGACCTTCAACCACTCCGGCTTCGGCTCCGGCGCCACCGGGCCGACGTTCTGGCTGTACGTGCTGCCGCTCGGCTTCCTGCTCACGCAGTACACGATCACCGGCTTCGACGCCTGCGCCCATGTCTCGGAGGAGACGCACGGCGCGGCCATGAGCGCGGCCAAGGGCCTGTGGAGGTCGATCTTCTACTCGGCGATCGGCGGCTGGGTGCTGTTGCTGTCGTTCCTGTTCGCCGCCACCGACGTCGAGGCGGTGAACGCGGCGGGCGGCCAGGTCAGCGCGATCTTCATGACCGCGCTCACGCCCACGCTGGCGAAGGTCGTCTTCGGCATCTCCACGATCGGGCAGTTCTTCTGCGGGATGAGCTGCGTGACCTCGATGTCCCGCATGACCTACGCCTTCTCCCGGGACGGCGCGGTCCCCGGCTGGCGGCTCTGGTCACGCGTCGACCGCAACCGGACGCCGGTCAACGCGATCGTCGCGGGCTGTCTCGTGGCGCTGCTGATCACGATCCCCGCCCTGTACGCGCCGGAGGGCTCCAAGGTGCCGGTCGCGTTCCTCGCCGTCGTGTCGATCGCGGTCATCGGCCTCTACCTGGCGTTCCTGATCCCGATCTGGCTGCGGCTGCGCATGGGCGCGGCCTTCCAGCCCGGGCCGTGGACGCTCGGCCCCCGGTACAAGGTGCTCGGCTGGATCGCGGTCGTGGAGATCGCCGTGATCGCGATCTACTTCGTGCTGCCGGTGGCCCCCGCCGGGGTGCCGGGCGCCGACGGCTTCACCTGGACGGCCGTCAACTACGCGCCGCTCGCGGTGGGGGCCGTGCTGGCCGCCATCGCCGTGTGGTGGTTCGTCTCCGCCCGCCGCTGGTTCACCGGGCCGCGCCGCACCGTCGACGACGCGACCGGCGGGCCCGCGCGCGACCCGGAGCCGGTCGGCTGA
- the lipB gene encoding lipoyl(octanoyl) transferase LipB — MSEATLRARPLALIEDDLVDYEKAMDRMTELVEARQRDDRPDTLWLLSHPQVFTTGKRTLPEHLPDPSRGIPVVSTGRGGQLTYHGPGQLVGYLIVKLRPDEGVVDYVREVELRIVDALGALGLPAERRDTPPGSELLTGVWTRDTGRKIVSIGMRASRGVTSHGFALNVDGDLSPWGYAVACGMPDVQMTSLANELGQAPAAEHVRQVVAAAFGA, encoded by the coding sequence GTGAGCGAAGCAACTCTACGCGCGCGGCCTCTGGCCCTCATCGAGGACGATCTCGTCGACTACGAGAAGGCCATGGACCGCATGACCGAGCTGGTCGAGGCCCGCCAGCGGGACGACAGGCCGGACACCCTGTGGCTGCTCAGCCACCCACAGGTGTTCACCACCGGGAAGCGCACGCTCCCCGAGCACCTTCCCGATCCTTCGCGGGGCATCCCGGTCGTGTCGACCGGCCGGGGTGGCCAGCTCACCTACCACGGCCCCGGCCAGCTCGTCGGGTACCTCATCGTCAAGCTCCGGCCGGACGAAGGCGTCGTCGACTACGTCCGCGAGGTCGAGCTGCGGATCGTCGACGCCCTCGGCGCGCTCGGCCTGCCCGCGGAGCGCCGCGACACCCCGCCGGGCTCGGAGCTGCTCACCGGCGTCTGGACCCGCGACACCGGCCGCAAGATCGTGTCCATCGGCATGCGGGCGAGCCGCGGCGTCACCAGCCACGGCTTCGCCCTCAACGTCGACGGCGACCTCTCCCCGTGGGGGTACGCGGTCGCCTGCGGCATGCCGGACGTCCAGATGACCTCGCTGGCGAACGAGCTCGGGCAGGCCCCCGCCGCCGAGCACGTCCGCCAGGTCGTCGCGGCGGCGTTCGGCGCCTGA
- a CDS encoding lysylphosphatidylglycerol synthase transmembrane domain-containing protein: MVSTPPRATSRSRGRLAVRVLAIAAVAFVAVSFRDRLPDPREVWALMTGAHPGWLIVAVTAEAASMRAYARLIRHLLGAGGAHLTLHRAVAVTYARTAVSNSLPGGQVLSVAYITRQLRLLGATTPLIAAALVLVAVSSTMTFLALGVVALLAEPATRVPVAFGLPAAALAVALAVRFRPRGAAAWLANRGGRARSLVEGLRDARAAISLTRGDAVVLPGLALLNWLLDIACLAAVCLAAGVAVGPHTVLLGYVAAKAAGVLALVPGGLGIAELGMAATFAGAGMAGAAAAAVVAIYRLISYWGVLIVGWGAWLTLNVIAPAGRPGRRPSR; this comes from the coding sequence ATGGTGTCGACACCCCCGCGCGCCACGTCCCGCTCGCGGGGCCGGCTGGCCGTCCGGGTGCTCGCGATCGCCGCCGTGGCCTTCGTGGCCGTCTCGTTTCGCGACCGCCTGCCCGATCCCCGCGAGGTCTGGGCACTGATGACCGGCGCGCACCCCGGCTGGCTGATCGTCGCGGTGACCGCGGAGGCGGCGTCCATGCGCGCCTACGCCCGGCTGATCCGCCACCTGCTCGGCGCGGGCGGCGCGCACCTCACGCTGCACCGCGCCGTCGCCGTCACCTACGCCCGCACCGCGGTCTCCAACTCGCTGCCCGGCGGCCAGGTGCTCAGCGTCGCCTACATCACCCGGCAGCTCCGCCTGCTGGGCGCGACCACGCCGCTCATCGCCGCCGCCCTGGTGCTGGTCGCGGTGTCCTCCACGATGACGTTCCTGGCCCTCGGCGTGGTGGCGCTGCTCGCCGAGCCCGCGACCCGCGTCCCGGTCGCGTTCGGCCTGCCGGCCGCGGCCCTGGCCGTCGCGCTCGCCGTGCGGTTCCGGCCCCGGGGCGCCGCCGCGTGGCTGGCGAACCGGGGAGGCCGCGCGCGGTCCCTGGTCGAGGGACTGCGGGACGCGCGCGCGGCGATCTCGCTCACCCGCGGGGACGCGGTGGTGCTGCCGGGCCTCGCGCTGCTCAACTGGCTGCTCGACATCGCCTGCCTCGCCGCCGTGTGCCTGGCCGCGGGGGTCGCCGTCGGCCCCCACACGGTGCTGCTCGGCTACGTCGCCGCCAAGGCCGCGGGCGTGCTGGCGCTGGTGCCCGGCGGTCTCGGCATCGCCGAGCTGGGGATGGCGGCGACGTTCGCGGGGGCCGGGATGGCGGGCGCCGCGGCCGCGGCCGTGGTGGCGATCTACCGGCTGATCTCGTACTGGGGCGTGCTGATCGTGGGATGGGGCGCCTGGCTGACGCTGAACGTCATCGCGCCTGCAGGGCGTCCAGGGCGACGGCCATCGCGATGA
- a CDS encoding sugar kinase translates to MTEVFTLGEALGIVSADRLRHDSEVRLDVGGAEFTLAVGLARLGHTVAWLGRVGADELGARVLTVLRGEGVDVSHVRSDPGAPTGLVVRQRRIGRAGHIVHYRGGSAGSRLGPGDVPARAVQSAKVLHVTGITPALSGTAWSAVHHAVKLARDAGVTVSVDVNHRPQLWPDRQEAVEALAELATGADVLFVNQDELHLVEPVMGTARELVVTRGGKGASATVNGMRYDAQAAPVTVVDPAGAGGAFAAGYLSGLIEELHPTDRLRRGCALAAFTVASASLWQGLPTRAELPPLTF, encoded by the coding sequence ATGACCGAGGTCTTCACGCTCGGAGAGGCGCTGGGCATCGTCTCGGCCGACCGCCTGCGCCACGACTCCGAGGTCCGCCTCGACGTCGGCGGCGCCGAGTTCACGCTGGCCGTGGGCCTGGCCCGCCTCGGTCACACGGTCGCCTGGCTCGGCCGCGTCGGCGCCGACGAGCTCGGCGCCCGGGTGCTCACCGTCCTGCGCGGCGAGGGCGTGGACGTCTCCCACGTCCGGTCCGACCCCGGTGCCCCCACCGGCCTCGTGGTCCGGCAGCGGCGCATCGGCCGGGCCGGCCACATCGTCCACTACCGCGGCGGCTCGGCGGGCTCACGCCTCGGGCCGGGCGACGTCCCCGCCCGCGCCGTGCAGTCGGCCAAGGTGCTGCACGTCACGGGCATCACCCCGGCGCTGAGCGGCACCGCCTGGAGCGCCGTCCATCACGCCGTCAAGCTCGCCAGGGACGCCGGCGTCACGGTCTCGGTGGACGTCAACCACCGCCCCCAGCTCTGGCCGGACCGGCAGGAGGCCGTCGAGGCCCTCGCCGAGCTGGCCACCGGCGCCGACGTGCTGTTCGTGAACCAGGACGAGCTCCACCTCGTGGAGCCGGTCATGGGGACGGCCCGCGAGCTGGTCGTCACGCGCGGCGGCAAGGGCGCGAGCGCCACCGTCAACGGCATGCGCTACGACGCCCAGGCCGCGCCGGTGACGGTCGTGGACCCGGCGGGCGCGGGCGGCGCGTTCGCGGCCGGGTACCTCAGCGGCCTGATCGAGGAGCTGCATCCGACCGACCGGCTCCGGCGCGGCTGCGCGCTCGCGGCGTTCACCGTGGCGAGCGCGAGCCTGTGGCAGGGTCTGCCCACCCGCGCGGAACTCCCGCCGCTGACCTTCTGA
- a CDS encoding PspC domain-containing protein, with amino-acid sequence MYRSREHKMIAGVCGGLAEKWGWRPTMVRLLFLLSCVLPGPQFIIYLLMWVFIPKAPSRASMGGW; translated from the coding sequence ATGTACCGGTCCCGAGAACACAAGATGATCGCCGGCGTCTGCGGTGGCCTCGCCGAGAAGTGGGGCTGGCGGCCCACCATGGTGCGGCTGCTGTTCCTGCTGTCCTGCGTCCTGCCCGGGCCGCAGTTCATCATCTACCTGCTCATGTGGGTTTTCATCCCCAAGGCGCCGTCCCGCGCGTCCATGGGTGGCTGGTGA
- a CDS encoding phosphotransferase, with protein MPDVLASALERVAAWAGRPVVHTPITGGLSHHVVRVETGTGERWVLRVLDPRVSAAGLGIPLDLEIANTERAADAGVGARVLLRLPGAVLLEHIDGVTLDAAAVRDPAMTGRVADACRRLHAGPRFATDFSIFRKLEELLALCRAHELRTPDGFEDRLPVVPEIEAALEARRPPDVPCHNDLLPANFILDGAAVRIVDYQLSGNNDPAFELGDIAAEAEYDPEMVTRLTRAYFGDEEPAARVRLHLIMSNLTWTLWFSVHHGLLADRAAAAGFDYDAEAAGKFARAARDLDAPEFGPLIDDARGRRAPARPRTPSPPRPPDRPR; from the coding sequence GTGCCAGATGTGCTCGCCTCGGCACTCGAACGCGTCGCGGCATGGGCGGGCCGCCCCGTCGTCCACACCCCGATCACGGGCGGGCTCAGCCACCACGTCGTCCGCGTCGAGACCGGCACGGGCGAGCGCTGGGTGCTGCGCGTCCTCGACCCGCGCGTGTCCGCCGCCGGGCTCGGCATCCCCCTCGACCTGGAGATCGCCAACACCGAGCGCGCGGCGGACGCCGGGGTCGGCGCGCGGGTGCTCCTGCGGCTCCCCGGCGCGGTGCTGCTGGAGCACATCGACGGCGTCACCCTCGACGCGGCGGCCGTCCGCGATCCGGCGATGACCGGGCGCGTCGCGGACGCCTGCCGCCGCCTGCACGCGGGCCCGCGCTTCGCCACCGACTTCTCGATCTTCCGCAAGCTGGAGGAGCTGCTGGCCCTGTGCCGGGCCCACGAGCTGAGGACCCCGGACGGCTTCGAGGACCGTCTGCCCGTCGTCCCCGAGATCGAGGCGGCGCTGGAGGCGCGCCGCCCGCCCGACGTCCCCTGTCACAACGACCTGCTGCCCGCCAACTTCATCCTCGACGGCGCCGCCGTGCGCATCGTCGACTACCAGCTGTCCGGCAACAACGACCCCGCCTTCGAGCTCGGCGACATCGCCGCGGAGGCCGAGTACGACCCCGAGATGGTCACGCGGCTGACCCGCGCCTACTTCGGGGACGAGGAGCCCGCGGCGAGGGTCAGGCTCCATCTGATCATGTCGAACCTGACGTGGACGCTGTGGTTCAGCGTCCACCACGGCCTGCTCGCCGACCGGGCCGCCGCCGCCGGCTTCGACTACGACGCCGAAGCGGCGGGCAAGTTCGCGCGGGCCGCGCGCGACCTGGACGCCCCCGAGTTCGGCCCGCTCATCGACGACGCCAGGGGACGCCGCGCGCCCGCCCGGCCCCGCACGCCGTCGCCTCCCCGTCCCCCCGACCGGCCCCGGTAG
- a CDS encoding RidA family protein has product MVRRWSPEEIAAPVGQYSHLAAVPPGAELLFVSGQIGALPDGRMAAPDAEAQTRQIYENIAALLTAAGAGPRDLVRLFTMVAGAEHVAGSRAGRAGAFAAWFPEGDWPAHSLIVVSALASPDILVEVEAVAVVPAR; this is encoded by the coding sequence ATGGTCCGCCGCTGGAGTCCAGAAGAGATCGCCGCGCCGGTCGGGCAGTACAGCCACCTGGCCGCCGTGCCGCCCGGCGCGGAGCTGCTGTTCGTCTCCGGCCAGATCGGCGCGTTGCCGGACGGGCGGATGGCCGCACCGGACGCCGAGGCCCAGACCCGCCAGATCTACGAGAACATCGCCGCGCTGCTCACCGCGGCGGGGGCCGGGCCCCGCGACCTGGTCAGGCTGTTCACGATGGTGGCGGGCGCCGAGCACGTCGCGGGGAGCCGCGCGGGCCGCGCCGGCGCCTTCGCCGCGTGGTTCCCCGAGGGGGACTGGCCCGCGCACTCGCTGATCGTGGTGAGCGCGCTGGCCTCGCCGGACATCCTCGTCGAGGTGGAGGCGGTGGCGGTCGTCCCCGCGCGCTGA
- a CDS encoding cytochrome P450 family protein produces the protein MGTSADGGATREPGAVSLMDPDVLRDPFVAYAAMRERAPLVRGVVFEGTPPIWLATRYEDVKTVLGDHRFVNNPASVPGMDVRSIRERMIEARGIPREYAPYLLDSVLDADGEDHIRLRRLVSRAFTARRVAELRPRVEEITEGLLDRLPGTAEDGVAELMEHFAYPLPITVICELVGIPEQERPRWRAWGKVLTDLKSDGVGAVLGDMIAYIHELIERRRAAPGGDLLTGLIRAHDEDGDRLGDIEMVTLVLTLVLAGHETTAHLIGNGTVALLTHPEQLALLRRDPALMPRAVHELLRWCGPVQATRLRYAAEDVEIGGMRVRKGEPVMALIAGGNHDPRAFGDPERLDITREPDGRKETHVGFGHGLHYCLGAALARQEGEVAFAALLRRFPGLSLAVDPDDLERQPVPGAWRLARLPLRI, from the coding sequence ATGGGAACTTCGGCCGATGGCGGCGCCACCCGCGAGCCCGGGGCGGTCAGCCTCATGGATCCCGACGTCCTGAGGGATCCTTTCGTGGCCTACGCGGCCATGCGCGAGCGCGCCCCGCTCGTGCGCGGCGTCGTCTTCGAGGGCACGCCGCCGATCTGGCTGGCCACCCGGTACGAGGACGTCAAGACCGTGCTCGGGGACCACCGGTTCGTCAACAACCCGGCCAGCGTGCCGGGCATGGATGTGCGGAGCATCCGCGAGCGGATGATCGAGGCCCGGGGCATTCCCCGCGAATACGCCCCCTACCTGCTCGACAGTGTCCTCGACGCCGACGGCGAGGACCACATCCGCCTGCGCAGGCTCGTGTCCCGGGCCTTCACCGCCCGCCGCGTCGCCGAGCTGCGGCCCCGGGTGGAGGAGATCACCGAGGGCCTGCTCGACCGGTTGCCCGGCACCGCCGAGGACGGCGTGGCCGAGCTGATGGAGCACTTCGCCTACCCCCTGCCGATCACCGTCATCTGCGAGCTGGTCGGCATCCCCGAGCAGGAGCGTCCTCGGTGGCGGGCGTGGGGCAAGGTGCTCACCGACCTGAAGTCGGACGGCGTGGGCGCCGTCCTCGGCGACATGATCGCCTACATCCACGAGCTGATCGAACGGCGCCGCGCCGCGCCCGGCGGCGACCTGCTGACCGGCCTGATCCGCGCGCACGACGAGGACGGCGACCGGCTCGGCGACATCGAGATGGTCACGCTCGTGCTGACCCTCGTGCTCGCCGGGCACGAGACGACCGCCCACCTGATCGGGAACGGCACGGTGGCGCTGCTCACCCACCCCGAACAGCTCGCCCTGCTCAGGAGGGACCCCGCGCTGATGCCGCGCGCCGTCCACGAGCTGCTGCGCTGGTGCGGGCCCGTGCAGGCGACCCGCCTGCGGTACGCGGCCGAGGACGTCGAGATCGGCGGCATGCGGGTGCGCAAGGGCGAGCCCGTGATGGCGCTGATCGCGGGCGGCAACCACGACCCCCGCGCGTTCGGCGACCCCGAGCGGCTGGACATCACCCGTGAGCCGGACGGCCGCAAGGAGACCCACGTCGGCTTCGGGCACGGCCTGCACTACTGCCTCGGCGCGGCGCTGGCGCGCCAGGAAGGGGAGGTCGCCTTCGCGGCGCTGCTGCGCCGCTTCCCCGGCCTGTCCTTGGCCGTGGACCCCGACGACCTGGAGCGCCAGCCGGTGCCCGGGGCCTGGCGGCTCGCCCGGCTGCCGCTGAGGATCTGA